In the Streptomyces sp. 840.1 genome, one interval contains:
- a CDS encoding GNAT family N-acetyltransferase, whose translation MTEIVQVSGPELVTYADELAALLVEIVDGGSSVGFLAPLDRGASADWWREQAASVSAGRLQVWIARDGERIAGTIGLVRAPLPNARHRAEVTKLMVRPSAQGRGLGRWLLDAVERTSAGDGVTLLVLDTESGSAAERLYRSAGWTACGSVPGYAADPAGVLRATTYYYKAVGPAGAAQAQAQAANPSTSL comes from the coding sequence ATGACCGAGATCGTCCAGGTGTCCGGACCCGAACTGGTCACGTACGCCGATGAGCTGGCCGCCCTCCTGGTGGAGATCGTGGACGGCGGGTCCTCCGTGGGATTCCTCGCGCCACTGGACCGGGGCGCGTCGGCCGACTGGTGGCGGGAGCAGGCCGCGTCCGTGTCGGCGGGGCGCCTTCAGGTCTGGATCGCCCGGGACGGTGAGCGGATCGCCGGGACCATCGGCCTGGTGCGGGCACCGCTGCCCAACGCCCGCCATCGCGCGGAGGTCACCAAGCTGATGGTCCGTCCGTCCGCGCAGGGCCGGGGCCTGGGCCGGTGGCTGCTGGACGCGGTCGAACGGACCTCGGCCGGGGACGGCGTCACCCTGCTCGTCCTGGACACCGAGAGCGGCAGCGCCGCCGAGCGGCTCTACCGCTCGGCGGGCTGGACCGCGTGCGGCTCCGTCCCCGGCTACGCCGCCGACCCGGCGGGCGTCCTCAGGGCCACCACGTACTACTACAAGGCGGTCGGCCCGGCCGGCGCCGCTCAGGCCCAGGCTCAGGCGGCGAACCCGTCGACGTCCCTGTAG
- a CDS encoding glutathione peroxidase, translating to MTLYDIPLHTLTGEPTTLGAYRGQAVLLVNVASKCGLTPQYAGLERLQKTYGDRGFTVLGVPCNQFAGQEPGSSEEIQAFCSATYGVSFPLLAKTDVNGAGRHPLYTELTKLADADGEAGDVKWNFEKFLLSPAGEPVARLRPATEPEAPELVAAIEAQLPA from the coding sequence ATGACGCTGTACGACATTCCCCTCCACACCCTGACCGGCGAGCCGACCACCCTCGGCGCCTACCGTGGCCAGGCCGTCCTGCTGGTGAACGTCGCCTCCAAGTGCGGGCTGACCCCTCAGTACGCCGGCCTGGAGCGGCTGCAGAAGACTTACGGGGACCGGGGCTTCACCGTGCTCGGCGTGCCGTGCAACCAGTTCGCCGGCCAGGAGCCCGGCAGCTCCGAGGAGATCCAGGCGTTCTGCTCCGCGACGTACGGGGTGAGCTTCCCGCTGCTCGCCAAGACGGACGTCAACGGCGCGGGCCGGCACCCTCTCTACACGGAGCTGACGAAGCTCGCGGACGCCGACGGCGAAGCCGGTGACGTGAAGTGGAACTTCGAGAAGTTCCTGCTCTCCCCTGCGGGCGAGCCGGTCGCCCGGCTCCGTCCCGCCACCGAGCCGGAGGCCCCGGAGCTCGTCGCGGCCATCGAGGCCCAGCTGCCCGCCTGA
- a CDS encoding helix-turn-helix domain-containing protein translates to MESVGPDTVDARLAARLAELRAGRGWSLEELAHRTGVSRSTLSRLERGELSPTAALLGRLCTVHGRTMSRLLLEVEAEPVHLVPAGRQTVWRDEESGFVRRSVSPPHPGLRAELVEGVLGAGASIAYENPPVAGLEQHIWVLEGTVEITVDETVHTVRTGDCLRFRLRGPSRFHCPGPAGVRYALMIVLP, encoded by the coding sequence CACCGTGGACGCCCGGCTCGCGGCACGGCTGGCCGAACTCCGTGCCGGGCGCGGCTGGTCCCTGGAGGAGCTGGCGCACCGTACGGGGGTGAGCCGCTCGACGCTCTCGCGGCTGGAGCGCGGCGAGCTGAGCCCGACCGCGGCCCTGCTCGGGCGGCTGTGCACGGTCCACGGGCGGACCATGTCCCGGCTGCTGCTGGAGGTGGAGGCGGAGCCCGTGCACCTGGTGCCCGCCGGGCGCCAGACGGTCTGGCGCGACGAGGAGTCCGGTTTCGTACGCCGGTCCGTTTCGCCTCCGCACCCCGGGCTGCGTGCGGAGCTCGTCGAGGGAGTGCTCGGTGCGGGTGCGTCGATCGCGTACGAGAACCCGCCCGTTGCCGGCCTGGAGCAGCACATCTGGGTCCTGGAAGGGACGGTCGAGATCACCGTGGACGAGACCGTGCACACCGTGCGCACCGGCGACTGTCTGCGCTTCCGGCTCCGCGGCCCTTCACGTTTCCACTGTCCGGGCCCGGCGGGGGTCCGTTACGCACTGATGATCGTTCTGCCCTGA